Proteins found in one Agaribacterium sp. ZY112 genomic segment:
- the pepP gene encoding Xaa-Pro aminopeptidase, protein MSINKQEFIRRRERLMEHMEANSIAIVPSAHEKQRSADTQFPFRQDSNFHYLCGFPEPDAVLVLIPGREHGEFVLFCRDKDRTREIWDGYRAGPAGAVEYYAADDAFPIDDIDEILPGLIEGRERVYYAMGKEAAFDQRMMSWINTIRDKVRSGATPPGEFLDLDHFLHDMRLFKSAAEIRLMEKAAQISAEAHVEAMKICKPGMYEYQLDATIQYHSAMKGGLEPAYTSIVGGGANACVLHYIENKQKLNNGDLVLIDAGCEYQAYAADITRTFPVNGCFNPEQRAIYSLVLKAQEAAFACIAPGRHWNEPHEASVKVITEGLIELGLLKGELEQNIEEASYKEFYMHRIGHWLGLDVHDVGDYKVHGQWRVLEPGMVMTVEPGIYISPDNEAVEARWRGIGVRIEDDVVICKDGYRVLTSAVPKQVEEIEALMATNKDEGAQASLL, encoded by the coding sequence ATGAGTATAAATAAACAGGAATTTATCCGTCGACGTGAGCGTTTGATGGAACATATGGAAGCAAATAGTATTGCAATTGTGCCTTCTGCTCATGAAAAACAGCGCAGTGCAGACACGCAGTTCCCCTTCCGCCAAGACAGTAACTTTCACTACCTTTGTGGCTTTCCCGAGCCCGACGCTGTATTGGTATTGATACCAGGGCGTGAGCACGGAGAGTTTGTTTTGTTTTGCCGCGATAAAGATCGAACCCGTGAAATCTGGGATGGCTATCGTGCAGGTCCAGCGGGTGCAGTAGAATATTATGCGGCCGACGATGCGTTCCCCATCGATGATATTGATGAGATTTTACCTGGCCTTATTGAAGGGCGTGAGCGTGTTTATTATGCGATGGGTAAAGAAGCTGCCTTTGATCAGCGAATGATGTCGTGGATTAATACCATTCGAGACAAGGTTCGCTCCGGTGCGACGCCGCCGGGTGAGTTCCTCGATTTAGATCATTTCCTTCACGATATGCGCCTTTTTAAAAGCGCGGCTGAAATTCGCTTGATGGAAAAGGCGGCTCAAATCAGTGCTGAAGCTCATGTCGAGGCAATGAAGATCTGTAAACCGGGCATGTATGAATACCAACTGGATGCCACTATTCAATATCACAGTGCCATGAAGGGTGGGCTTGAACCGGCTTACACCAGCATTGTTGGTGGTGGTGCTAACGCTTGTGTATTGCACTATATAGAGAACAAGCAAAAGCTAAACAATGGTGACTTGGTACTTATCGATGCCGGTTGCGAGTACCAAGCTTATGCTGCCGATATTACCCGAACCTTTCCTGTAAATGGCTGTTTTAACCCCGAACAGCGTGCTATTTATAGCTTGGTGCTAAAAGCGCAAGAAGCGGCTTTTGCCTGTATTGCACCGGGCAGGCACTGGAATGAACCGCACGAAGCTTCGGTCAAGGTTATCACCGAGGGCTTGATTGAGCTTGGTTTGCTTAAAGGTGAGCTAGAGCAAAATATCGAAGAGGCAAGCTACAAAGAATTTTATATGCATCGCATTGGTCATTGGCTTGGCTTGGATGTTCACGATGTTGGTGATTACAAGGTTCACGGCCAGTGGCGTGTGCTGGAGCCAGGCATGGTAATGACGGTAGAGCCTGGCATTTATATCTCTCCTGATAATGAAGCAGTTGAAGCTCGCTGGCGAGGTATAGGTGTTCGCATTGAAGACGACGTAGTGATTTGTAAAGACGGTTATCGCGTTTTAACGTCAGCCGTACCTAAGCAGGTTGAAGAAATTGAAGCCTTGATGGCCACTAATAAAGACGAGGGTGCTCAGGCATCTTTGTTGTAA
- a CDS encoding TIGR02449 family protein, which yields MTPPVLAELEQNIDALIKRCAQLEAEAKAFREKESAWQQEREQLIEKNQQARIRVEAMITHLKGLSNTEQVAL from the coding sequence ATGACCCCTCCAGTACTCGCTGAGCTTGAACAGAATATCGATGCATTGATCAAGCGCTGCGCCCAACTTGAAGCTGAAGCAAAGGCCTTTCGAGAGAAAGAAAGTGCGTGGCAGCAAGAACGTGAGCAGTTAATCGAGAAAAACCAACAAGCTCGTATCCGCGTTGAGGCTATGATCACCCATCTTAAAGGCTTGAGCAATACAGAACAGGTGGCTTTATGA
- a CDS encoding UPF0149 family protein, translating into MSFEFQFHSLNDQLLSLGAICSAAELHGMLCGLVAGGKSNSDTNWIELAREFSDLSHFDISEEQVTLIEFLKERCEVALASDDFIFTPLLPDDRCPQADRARELGAWCRGFLHGFGSSGLDKDSALPETVVEVIRDLAQISQAVKAVEEEDEDSEADLVELSEYLRAGVMTVYAEMRYPSASSDSDNSSDDKTLH; encoded by the coding sequence ATGAGTTTTGAGTTTCAGTTCCATAGCCTCAACGATCAATTGCTAAGTTTGGGCGCTATATGCTCTGCGGCAGAGTTGCATGGCATGCTGTGTGGGCTAGTTGCTGGCGGTAAAAGTAATAGTGATACCAATTGGATAGAGCTGGCCCGTGAATTTAGCGATTTAAGTCATTTTGATATCAGTGAAGAGCAAGTCACTTTAATAGAGTTTCTTAAAGAGCGCTGTGAAGTAGCTCTTGCTAGCGATGATTTTATTTTTACCCCTTTGCTTCCTGATGATCGTTGCCCTCAGGCTGATCGAGCCAGAGAATTAGGTGCCTGGTGCCGTGGCTTTCTTCACGGTTTTGGTAGCAGTGGTTTGGACAAAGATTCGGCCCTGCCTGAGACCGTGGTTGAGGTGATTCGTGATCTTGCCCAAATTAGCCAAGCGGTTAAAGCTGTGGAAGAGGAAGATGAAGATAGCGAAGCGGATCTTGTAGAATTAAGTGAGTATCTGCGAGCGGGGGTGATGACGGTTTATGCTGAAATGCGTTATCCATCAGCTAGCAGTGATTCAGACAACTCCTCAGACGATAAGACCTTGCACTAA